Proteins co-encoded in one Cytophaga hutchinsonii ATCC 33406 genomic window:
- the mtgA gene encoding monofunctional biosynthetic peptidoglycan transglycosylase, with the protein MKKAKIILLTCCIYFFVYTFQIVLVFKFVNPVVTPLMIVRVAEGVFSKEYVGIRKTWKPIKEISPNMVCAVIASEDHHFLEHNGFDWEAIRAARAYNERHKNGIKRGASTISQQTAKNVFLFPSRSWIRKGFEAYFTFLIELLWSKERIMEMYLNEIEMGKGIYGIEAAAQKYYHIPAKKLSQQQAASIAAILPLPLKRNPLKPGKNTASRVLWIRSQMSSVEKPTWILKSK; encoded by the coding sequence ATGAAAAAAGCCAAAATAATATTGCTTACATGTTGTATCTATTTTTTTGTTTACACCTTTCAGATCGTACTTGTATTTAAATTTGTCAATCCGGTTGTAACACCTTTAATGATCGTACGTGTAGCAGAAGGTGTTTTCTCAAAAGAGTATGTGGGTATCCGTAAAACATGGAAACCGATAAAAGAAATTTCTCCCAACATGGTTTGCGCAGTTATTGCTTCAGAAGACCATCATTTTCTCGAACACAATGGTTTTGACTGGGAAGCTATCCGGGCTGCCCGAGCATATAATGAACGCCATAAAAATGGCATTAAACGCGGCGCATCCACCATCAGTCAGCAAACAGCTAAAAACGTATTTTTATTTCCTTCCAGATCATGGATCCGTAAAGGATTTGAAGCATATTTTACTTTTCTGATAGAATTATTATGGTCGAAAGAACGGATCATGGAAATGTATCTGAATGAAATTGAAATGGGTAAGGGAATCTATGGTATTGAAGCCGCTGCGCAAAAATATTACCACATACCGGCTAAAAAATTATCACAGCAGCAAGCCGCTTCTATTGCCGCAATCCTGCCGCTTCCATTAAAAAGAAATCCGTTAAAGCCCGGCAAAAATACTGCATCCCGCGTGCTCTGGATCCGAAGCCAGATGTCATCTGTAGAAAAACCTACATGGATCTTAAAATCAAAGTAA
- a CDS encoding PAS domain-containing sensor histidine kinase: MIQRNTKDIEVQERSSGRLTKLYIGALSAVALLTFIGQFLIQQSIQNQLSDSYVVNMAGRQRYSSQEICKMCLLIRDDLPHKQYSDMGKELTTLLTGWKERQLGLLHGDTALKLPSTESLAIQKMFKQTEPYFSQVYENASIIANESQNVRKDSLVVETALKKVIDSEKKFLNHMNEIVYQYDAEARAKVLFLKNIEFILFVVTILILIAEGLFIFKPVSRKIKETISELIDAESKSTALTHKIKIANNSLSKSLKDIKGINYALELATIMIRTDRYGVITYANEKFCEILKYDKEELIGQRFDILNSHYHAQRFFDIMWETISTGNVWNDEIRNKAKDGSYVWLDTTIIPVLNDEHVPNQYIAIYTDLSEKFRQSVTEHKIRTTSVLEGQEHERRKIARELHDGLGQMLTALKFNIQGMKTPSTKKEQAHVEGIKQLIQETILEVRRISFDLMPSVLNDFGLAAALQHLSERFTISGTKQISIEYVGVKDIGRFGKNVEINTYRIVQEALNNAIKYAEATKITLDLQFDSNRIQFSIQDNGKGFTPHDKKKADGSGRGMTNIRERVSLLNGNLIFNSIIEEGTTITVEIPAVIV; the protein is encoded by the coding sequence ATGATTCAGCGTAATACAAAAGATATAGAGGTACAGGAACGTTCTTCAGGAAGGTTGACAAAGCTTTATATCGGTGCCTTATCGGCCGTTGCGCTACTTACCTTTATCGGTCAGTTTCTGATTCAGCAGTCGATACAAAATCAGTTGAGTGATTCGTATGTGGTTAATATGGCTGGGCGTCAGCGCTATTCAAGTCAGGAGATTTGTAAAATGTGTTTGCTGATCCGTGATGATCTGCCACACAAACAATATTCCGATATGGGTAAAGAACTTACAACTCTTCTAACGGGCTGGAAAGAGCGGCAGTTAGGTTTGTTGCATGGAGATACCGCATTAAAGCTGCCCTCTACGGAAAGTCTAGCCATACAGAAAATGTTCAAACAAACAGAACCGTATTTCAGTCAGGTTTATGAGAATGCAAGTATCATAGCCAATGAATCGCAAAACGTGCGTAAAGATTCTCTGGTTGTAGAAACGGCATTGAAAAAAGTAATCGATTCAGAAAAAAAATTTTTGAATCACATGAATGAAATTGTCTATCAATATGATGCTGAGGCGCGGGCAAAAGTATTGTTCTTAAAAAACATTGAATTCATACTTTTTGTTGTAACCATATTGATTCTGATTGCGGAAGGTCTGTTTATTTTCAAACCTGTATCCAGAAAAATTAAAGAGACAATCTCTGAGCTGATTGATGCGGAATCTAAATCAACTGCATTAACACATAAGATCAAGATTGCAAACAATTCGCTGAGTAAGTCTTTAAAAGATATAAAAGGAATTAATTATGCGCTTGAGTTGGCAACCATTATGATCCGGACAGATCGCTATGGTGTCATTACCTATGCAAACGAGAAATTTTGTGAGATATTGAAATATGATAAAGAGGAATTGATCGGTCAGCGTTTTGATATCTTAAACAGTCATTATCACGCGCAGCGTTTTTTTGATATCATGTGGGAAACCATATCTACAGGCAATGTATGGAACGATGAGATACGCAACAAAGCAAAAGACGGAAGTTATGTCTGGCTGGACACTACCATCATTCCGGTACTGAATGATGAGCATGTACCCAATCAATATATAGCGATCTATACCGATCTATCGGAAAAATTCAGACAAAGTGTAACAGAACATAAAATCCGTACAACGTCTGTTTTAGAAGGGCAGGAGCATGAGCGCAGAAAGATTGCGCGGGAACTGCATGATGGTTTAGGACAAATGCTGACTGCCTTGAAGTTTAATATACAAGGCATGAAAACACCTTCCACAAAAAAAGAACAGGCGCACGTTGAGGGTATTAAACAGCTCATTCAGGAAACCATACTTGAAGTTAGGAGAATATCGTTTGATCTGATGCCAAGTGTATTAAATGATTTTGGATTAGCTGCAGCATTGCAGCATTTAAGTGAACGTTTCACCATTTCCGGAACAAAGCAGATAAGCATTGAATATGTAGGGGTAAAGGATATCGGACGGTTCGGTAAGAATGTTGAAATCAATACATACCGCATTGTACAGGAAGCATTAAACAATGCGATCAAATATGCGGAAGCAACTAAAATAACCCTGGATCTGCAATTCGATTCGAACCGGATTCAGTTTTCAATACAGGATAATGGTAAAGGTTTTACACCGCATGATAAAAAGAAAGCAGATGGCAGCGGACGGGGAATGACCAATATCAGAGAAAGAGTTAGTTTATTAAATGGAAATCTTATATTTAATAGTATAATTGAGGAAGGGACTACCATAACCGTAGAAATTCCTGCCGTAATCGTTTAG
- a CDS encoding response regulator, translating into MKKINILLVDDHTIVRDGIKATLKDQKNFHIVGEAANGLDGIEAVKQLKPDVVIMDITMPEMSGIEAADVISKKYPDSKVLILSMHDNETYILKSVEAGAYGYLLKDVDKDEFIKAITAVYNGDKYFNTAISSVLVSGYLSKVKQTDSIQSGYSNDEYELTKREKGILKMITDGKNNREIADGLGISIRTIETHRANIMKKLKVKNAVELVRIAIDEKIV; encoded by the coding sequence ATGAAGAAAATTAATATTTTACTGGTAGATGATCATACCATTGTTCGCGATGGAATTAAAGCAACATTAAAAGATCAGAAAAATTTTCATATCGTTGGTGAAGCCGCAAATGGATTAGATGGCATTGAAGCGGTTAAACAACTAAAACCGGATGTTGTGATCATGGATATCACCATGCCGGAGATGAGCGGTATTGAGGCAGCAGATGTAATCTCTAAAAAATATCCGGATTCTAAAGTGTTGATTTTATCTATGCATGATAACGAAACATATATTTTAAAATCTGTTGAAGCAGGTGCATACGGATATTTATTAAAAGACGTTGATAAGGACGAATTTATAAAAGCCATTACAGCTGTTTACAACGGAGATAAATATTTTAACACCGCTATTTCGAGTGTACTGGTATCCGGCTATCTGAGTAAAGTAAAACAGACAGATTCAATTCAATCCGGGTATTCAAACGATGAATATGAATTGACCAAACGTGAAAAAGGCATTTTGAAAATGATCACCGATGGGAAAAATAACAGAGAAATTGCAGATGGTTTAGGCATCAGTATCCGTACGATTGAAACACACCGTGCTAATATTATGAAAAAGCTAAAAGTAAAAAATGCCGTTGAACTTGTGCGTATTGCAATTGATGAAAAAATAGTATAG
- a CDS encoding DUF3089 domain-containing protein: protein MHLPYIVFILLIFCFQSCLPSRTFSHAKHPAVPDYSDEYNWVALPWRFDAADCIPQGCPTPDRQDSAAVDVFYVYPTAYIIGTKWNAKISNPRIIGRVGTITESQASVYNNIGKVYAPLYRQAILKSFFNKKSGPLALDLAYSDVKRAFDYYMAHWNNGRPFILAGHSQGSNHLIRLLKEEIDGKEIQKQLVAAYLIGMPVSDTTFKSIKQAQTETQVNGYVSWNTFKYGTRLKPSDYFSGGTCTNPLSWKSDTTLVPASLNPGGAPLKLNRIDQALCGAKINNGILWVQKPIKKGYIRLGKSYHLCDYSLFYLSIRNNAKARTDSYFKKYSAHTSN, encoded by the coding sequence ATGCATTTACCTTATATTGTTTTTATTTTACTTATTTTCTGTTTTCAGAGCTGTTTACCCAGCCGTACCTTTTCACACGCGAAACATCCGGCGGTACCGGATTATTCGGATGAATACAACTGGGTAGCACTTCCCTGGAGATTTGATGCCGCCGACTGCATTCCGCAGGGCTGTCCTACACCTGACCGGCAAGACAGTGCAGCGGTTGATGTTTTTTATGTATACCCGACAGCGTATATCATCGGCACAAAGTGGAACGCCAAAATATCTAATCCGCGTATCATCGGGCGGGTTGGTACGATTACCGAATCTCAGGCGAGCGTGTATAATAACATTGGCAAAGTATATGCGCCTTTATACAGGCAAGCTATTCTCAAATCTTTTTTTAATAAAAAGAGCGGCCCGCTGGCATTAGACCTTGCTTACTCAGATGTTAAAAGAGCATTTGATTATTACATGGCACATTGGAATAACGGCAGACCCTTTATTTTGGCAGGTCACAGCCAGGGCTCCAATCACCTGATCCGTTTATTAAAAGAAGAAATAGATGGTAAAGAGATTCAGAAACAATTAGTAGCGGCTTATTTAATTGGTATGCCCGTGTCTGACACAACATTCAAAAGCATTAAACAGGCCCAGACAGAAACACAAGTTAATGGGTATGTTTCCTGGAACACGTTTAAATATGGTACCCGATTAAAACCGTCTGACTATTTTTCCGGAGGAACATGTACGAACCCGCTGAGCTGGAAATCAGATACAACGTTGGTGCCGGCCTCCTTAAACCCGGGCGGCGCACCGTTGAAACTAAACCGCATCGACCAGGCTCTGTGCGGTGCAAAAATAAACAATGGAATATTATGGGTACAAAAGCCAATCAAAAAGGGATATATCCGGTTGGGTAAAAGCTACCACTTATGTGATTATAGTTTATTTTATCTTTCGATCCGGAATAATGCCAAGGCACGGACAGATTCTTATTTCAAAAAATATTCTGCACACACAAGCAACTAA
- a CDS encoding NarK family nitrate/nitrite MFS transporter, whose product MNTHKATTINLFSLKTPNMKAFHMTWMAFFLCFFGWFGIAPLMVMVRDELHLTKGEIGNIMIASVSITIFARILIGYLCDRVGPRIMYAALLILGAFPVMLIGLSNDYTSFLLFRLTIGVIGASFVVTQFHTSAMFAPNIIGTANAVTAGWGNLGGGVTQLVMPLIFAGFVGLGYSNSESWRLAMVVPGIALLIMGILYFLYTTDTPEGNLADLKKKDPNFTLKKKQSQVSFAEIFKDYRVWVLAFCYGACFGIEITIDNIAALYFKDKFNLSLEAAGLIAASFGMMNLFARALGGMLSDKIGNTKGLNGRVLVLGACILLEGIGILIFSNMEVLVFSVISMIGFALFVKMSNGATYAVVPFVNKNAVGSVAGIVGAGGNIGAVLMGFLFKSESLTYNDAFSIIGYCVLGIAVLAFTIRFVTSTEKKQVEFTAVESLA is encoded by the coding sequence ATGAACACACATAAGGCTACAACAATTAATCTGTTCAGTTTAAAGACACCTAACATGAAAGCATTCCACATGACCTGGATGGCCTTCTTTCTGTGTTTTTTCGGATGGTTTGGTATTGCTCCGTTAATGGTTATGGTTCGCGATGAATTACATTTAACGAAAGGAGAAATCGGAAACATCATGATCGCATCTGTTTCCATAACCATCTTTGCCCGTATTCTGATTGGCTATTTATGTGATCGTGTAGGACCACGGATCATGTATGCAGCGTTATTGATCCTGGGTGCATTTCCCGTAATGCTGATCGGACTTAGTAACGATTATACGTCGTTTCTATTGTTTCGCTTAACCATTGGTGTGATCGGTGCATCTTTTGTGGTTACGCAGTTTCATACTTCGGCTATGTTTGCACCTAATATTATAGGAACAGCAAATGCCGTTACAGCAGGCTGGGGCAATCTGGGCGGAGGAGTTACGCAGCTTGTAATGCCTTTGATCTTTGCAGGCTTTGTAGGATTGGGTTATTCAAACAGCGAATCATGGAGGCTGGCAATGGTGGTGCCGGGTATCGCCTTATTGATTATGGGTATCTTATATTTTTTATATACAACAGATACACCGGAAGGTAATCTCGCGGACCTGAAGAAGAAGGATCCGAATTTTACGCTAAAGAAAAAGCAGTCGCAGGTATCATTTGCTGAAATTTTTAAAGATTACAGGGTTTGGGTACTGGCGTTTTGTTACGGCGCCTGTTTTGGTATTGAAATTACAATTGATAATATCGCTGCTTTATATTTTAAAGATAAATTTAATTTGTCGCTTGAAGCTGCAGGGCTGATCGCTGCTTCGTTTGGGATGATGAACCTGTTTGCGCGTGCACTTGGCGGTATGTTAAGTGATAAAATAGGAAATACAAAAGGATTGAATGGCCGTGTATTGGTATTGGGTGCCTGTATTTTATTAGAAGGTATCGGTATTCTTATTTTCTCAAACATGGAAGTACTTGTGTTTTCCGTGATCTCCATGATCGGTTTTGCTTTGTTTGTAAAAATGTCTAACGGCGCCACCTATGCAGTTGTTCCTTTTGTGAATAAAAATGCGGTAGGCAGTGTTGCCGGTATTGTTGGTGCAGGCGGTAACATTGGTGCCGTGTTGATGGGCTTTTTATTTAAAAGCGAATCGCTTACGTATAACGATGCCTTTTCAATTATTGGTTATTGTGTATTAGGTATAGCTGTACTGGCTTTCACGATCCGTTTTGTAACAAGCACAGAAAAAAAACAGGTTGAGTTTACAGCTGTTGAAAGTTTAGCATAA